CCTGGGCCCCTCGTCCCGCAGCCCGGACACCTGCCTGAGCCCGTATTCCCTTGCTGGGATgctgctccctctgctgctcctcccctGGGCATGGGGGGCTCTGGCCGGTAAGcggggacccccccccaccctttttgctactgagggggtgcagagggtgtAATGCCAGGGTGGGGCAGCACCATGCTGGGCTAGTGACCCTTGCCAGGGGTgtaggaggaggggggaggcggGTTAGGGGTCAGCAGGGAGCATTAAGGAGACGGAGATTCATTaatccctctccccacctgctTTATCCTCCActtgtttcctttcccctccccacagcctcccctcctgtccccccagGGTCTCTCACCCTCCGGCTGTTCCAAACCATCATCTTCCACAACGCCAGCTCCACGGACATCCTGGGGACAGCCCTGGTTGGCGACCTGGAGACCCACTCCCTAGACTGCAGCCCCTGCAAGatccgcttcctgcagccctgggcccGGCTGGGCCTCACCCCGAAGGTGTGGCAGGACCTGGAGACGTTGATCTATACCTATCTGTCCAACTTCATCCGTATGATGAACGATCTGGCTCAGGAAGAAGGAGAGGGCTGTGAGTATGGTGCAGTCTGAGGGGGTCCCTTCCCGCACCCACCAGGGAGCTGAGAACTGACACGCTCACAGCAGCAACTGTGTCCTGACAGGGTGGATCGAGGGCAAGACAGCCAGGCCCTGGCCTTTAGGCTGGATGGAGCCAGCgtcccctagaggggaaaggccccgtgtcccattctccaccccattgagccagtcccctgctctggggCCGGACTGTAGCCTGTGcgccctagaggggaaaggccccatgtcccagcccCTGACCCTAGGCTCATGGTCTTTCGCGACCATGTGCCCTACCAAAGGCCTTTGTCGAAGGAGAGGGAagtggagaggaaggggaaggcTGCTTAACGTGCCACCTGTCCTGCCTCAACCTTGAAAACTGACACATGGGCAGGAAATGCAGAGCTGAGCTCATGCCTCCCCCCCTCACAGCCAGCGCTGCCCCGGGGCATGGGACAGAGCCCAGCACGCCTCTTCTCAGCGGCTCAGCCCAGGGCCTGCGCCGGGTGTCTGATGCTGGAGCACTAAAAGCAGGTCCTCAGGCAAGACTTCCTCTCAGGAACCTCTTAACCACCTGCCCCCAGATTTGCACCCCAAAGTCTCCCCTGCACCTTGGTGGGGCAGAGCTAGTTTCACGGCAATCTGCCGGGGCATGTGCGTTTCACGACAGCGTGACAGCCGGCCCGGTGATCACAGCTCACAGCCGCAGGACCCTCTCGGTGACGGGGCTCGGACGGGTCCTCCCGGGGCTCAGAGGTTACAGCCTCTCCCACTGAGCAAGCGTGTGACTCGGTGTGTCATGCCCTGAGTCGCTGCCGAGGAAAGAACCCCTGGCAGAGGTGTGAACCGTCTGTGGGCAGAGGTGCACCACCGCCCGGCGTACCGCTCCACACGCACAACCAAGGCCCAGTGACTTGTGTAACCTCGGGAAGCCAAACGTGTCCTTGCCACCGGGGCGGCTCTGAGCTGAGGGGAGCCCGGGGATGTGAGTGTATTGAGGCTCAGGGCCACAGTTTTCTCTCGAGCATCACAAATAACGTTCTAAATAATTAAGCATTTATCTGGGACGGGGTCTGTATCTCAGGATCCCCCCGATGAAGTCACTCCAAATTAGCACCACAAACTCTGCCTCAGGCCCCGATGTCTCATAGCGATTTTCGAGCCAATCCGACAATGCATGTGGACCTTAGAACACTTTGAAAAAAACAGCTTGAAACAGAAACTGCAACGTACCCTGAACTGGAACCAGGGCCCCCCACAATCCGGCCCCCATCTTGTGGCCCAACATCCTCATTGCACTTGACATTGTGTCTTTATTTCCCCCCCGCATCTCTCTATTTCTGCCCCTACCCCCGTCCCGGTGACCTCTGGACGGCCTGTCCTTGtcccccctgcccttcctgttccagACCCCTTTGTTACCCAGTTCACCGAGGGCTGCGAGCTCCACCCCAACGGCACCTCGAGGCAATTCTGTGATGCTGGGATGAACAGCGAGGACTTCGTCAGCTTTGACATGGACACCGGCAAATGGGTCACTCGGCGGGGGGATAAGCTGACGCTCAAAGCCCTGGAGATTCTTAACTGCAACAGAGCGGTGGCCATCACGCTTCCGTTTCTCCTGAGAACGACGTGTGTCAATGAGCTCAAGAGCTTTGTCCAGCATGGGAAAGAGTCTCTGGAGAGGCAAGGTGAGGCTGGACACCACTCCCTGctcgctgagatgcagccacctctggggtggggcatgcgAGCTATTTACATGGGGATCCCTCGCCCAGC
This genomic interval from Caretta caretta isolate rCarCar2 chromosome 14, rCarCar1.hap1, whole genome shotgun sequence contains the following:
- the LOC125621407 gene encoding antigen-presenting glycoprotein CD1d isoform X2, coding for MLLPLLLLPWAWGALAGSLTLRLFQTIIFHNASSTDILGTALVGDLETHSLDCSPCKIRFLQPWARLGLTPKVWQDLETLIYTYLSNFIRMMNDLAQEEGEGYPFVTQFTEGCELHPNGTSRQFCDAGMNSEDFVSFDMDTGKWVTRRGDKLTLKALEILNCNRAVAITLPFLLRTTCVNELKSFVQHGKESLERQERPVAVVFARAPPPAGTPAPLLLVCRVTGFYPRPVRVAWLQDGEEVGPGGRLSSSGILPNADLTYQLRSSLAVGPGDGHSYACRVEHSSLGGQSLLIPWGHSRGWGPGLAVGIALGVVAVAAVAVALWRSRRKSTD
- the LOC125621407 gene encoding antigen-presenting glycoprotein CD1d isoform X1, encoding MLLPLLLLPWAWGALAASPPVPPGSLTLRLFQTIIFHNASSTDILGTALVGDLETHSLDCSPCKIRFLQPWARLGLTPKVWQDLETLIYTYLSNFIRMMNDLAQEEGEGYPFVTQFTEGCELHPNGTSRQFCDAGMNSEDFVSFDMDTGKWVTRRGDKLTLKALEILNCNRAVAITLPFLLRTTCVNELKSFVQHGKESLERQERPVAVVFARAPPPAGTPAPLLLVCRVTGFYPRPVRVAWLQDGEEVGPGGRLSSSGILPNADLTYQLRSSLAVGPGDGHSYACRVEHSSLGGQSLLIPWGHSRGWGPGLAVGIALGVVAVAAVAVALWRSRRKSTD